Within the Kribbella aluminosa genome, the region TGTTGCTGCAGGGTGGCAATCTGTACCGGCACACGACATACGTGCGGGACCAGGGTGACACCTTCACCTGGTCGCCCACCTTCAAGAAGGTCGGGTCGGGCTGGACCAGCTTCAAGGCGCTCGCCACGTCGAACTTCAGCGTCGCCGCGCCCCGCCACGCCTACCTGTACGGCCTGAACAACAACGGCAGCCTGTACCGCTACCAGATCGTCGGCGCCGGCTTCCGGTCGCTCGGCCCGATCCCCGGGTTCAAGGGCTTCAAGACGATGACGGTGATCAGCGAGACGGCGACGTACGACACGCTGCTGATGACGACGAACGCCGGTGCGCTCTGGACCGCGCACATCCCGGTCGCCGCCGGGGCGAAGCCGGTGATGAAGCTGATTCGTTCGTCCGGCTGGTCGGCGTACGAGTCGCTCGTCGTCCAGGGCTGCGGTACCCGCGGTGGTTCGCTGCTCGTCGCGGTCGACAACGACACGCAGTCCGGCTACCAGTTCGCGCTGAGCAAGGCGAACGGCGCCGCGACCGCGATCACGCCGTACGGCAAGATCCCGGCCGTCTTCAACGTCGCCGACCACGTCTCGGTCACCACGCACTACGACCAGCTGGCGGGCGAGTAGTCGTCGAAGCCGGTCATCGTCAGGCTCAGCCGGTGCTGTGCGATCTCGTGCGCGTACAGCACCAGCGTCCTGTCGCCCTCGGCGAGCTCATCCAAGAGCTCGCCGAGGGCGGCTCGCCGACGAGCAGCCCACCTCGCCCCGGCAACCGCCTCGGTCTGCTCCCGCAGTCGCCCGACCCGGCGGACGGCGTACTCGGTCAGCTCCGCGTCCTTCAGTAGCTGACCGGCGGCCAGCGTGACGAACGTGCCCTTGGCCGCGATGTTCGTGTAGCTCATCGCGACGTTGCGCCGGATGATCGACCGGGCCGCGTGCCCGAGCGCCGTCCGCACCGCCGTCCGCACCGCCGTTCGGGCCGCCGTTCGGGCCGCGTCGGACAGCCGCGCCTCGTGCCGGAACAGCACGAACGCCAGCTCCCGCCCGATCAAGTCCGCCCAGTTTCAGTCCGGCCGGATCAGCTGGGCGTCGAACCGGTCGTTGGAGTCGTGCACGATCTTGTACCTCCTGCTGGGACGGGACGATCAGCCGCCGGCGACCTCGGACGCCTTCTGCCAGCTGGACTTCAGCGGCCAGGCCTTGAGGTCGGCCGAGGTCGTGCCGTTCTCGGCGAACAGGGTGACGCCGCGGCTTGCCGGATCCGGGAAGATCTGGTCTGTGAGCGTCACCTGGCCCTGGTCGGCGAAGACCTCCACCGACGCGCGGTCGACCAGGATGCGAAGCGTCAGTTCGCCGTTGACGAGGTTCAGCGGAGCACTCTTCACGTCGGCGAACGACGTACTGAAGTCGACCGCCCCGGAGTGCCTGCGATCGACGTACAGCTTCTTGCTCCGGGTGTCGTAGCCGATCTGCGTGTACTGCGTACCGCCGGTACGGACGTTCAACCCGAACCGGCCGGCGGTACCGGCCCGCAGGTGTGCCTCGATCTCGAGCGTGTCGCCGCTGACGTTCACGGCCCTCGTACTGCTCGTAGCCGTGACGTTCCTGACCTGGACGGCCGTCCCGCGAAGGCTCGTGAGGCCGGCTACCGGCTGCTGGACCAGCTGGACCGAGCCGTCGATCGTCCGCAGGGAGAGGTCACGCGGAAAGGTGGTAGCACCCTGCCACGGGGTCGTCGGGATCTGGCCCGCGTACGCCCAGTTGCTCATCCACGCGATCCCGACGCGCTTCCCACCGGTCCCGTTCCACGTGTTCGCGGCATAGAAGTCGCTGCCGAAGTCCATCCAGTGCGCACGCTCGTTCGTACTCGACGCAGGCGAATCGCTCAACCGGAAGTCGTCGGCAAGGACGTGCCCCCACCCGCCACTGCTGTGGTCGACGACCTCGAGATGCGCCTGCTTGCCGATCAGATCCTGTAGATCCCACGACGTCCAGTCGAGCGCCTCACTGTTCGCACCGGTAGCCGACCGTACGACCTTCCCGTCGACGACCAGGTTGACGCCGGTCTGCACATCCCACGGCTTCGCCGGACTGTCCGCGAACAGGATGTCGCCCACCATCAAATGACCCCAGCCGGACGCCTCGGTGTTGTCATCGACGACCTGCAACTGCGCCCGCTTGCCCTGGTACTGGCTGACATCCCAGTTGTTCCAGGTCAGATCCGGCGCATTCGGCCCGCTGGCCGTGGCGACTACCTTGCCGTCGACGAGCAGGTTGACCGCGGTCGGGTTCGGCTGCCCCCACGGGTGGTCGCCGCCCGCCACCTGCAGGTCGATGTACGGGTGGCTGATCGTGAAGACCGGCGACGTGATGGTCCCGGTCCCGGCGTCGCCGTCGGGCGTGAACGTGTCGAGCACCTGTGGCCCAAGCTGATTCGGCAGGCTCGACGGCGACGGACCCGATCCGGCGAACGACCCGGTGGCGGTCCACCCGTCGCCGTACGTCGATCCGGAGAAGTCCGCGAACACCTCGCCCGACGGGAGCGTGCCGAACGGCGTGGCGCCCTCGACGTACGGATGCTGCCCGCCGCCGATCGCGAAGTTCAGGTGCGGCTTGGTGATCGTGAACGCCGGCGAGCTCAACGTCCCGGTGGACCGGTCGCCACCGTTGTAGCTGTTCACGAGACGCGTCCCGACGAAGCCGGACACCTCCTGCTGATCGGGCAGCGTTCCGCTCGCGGGCGCACTCCCGAACGCGTCACCGCTCGTCGTCCAGTCCCCGTAGCTCCCGGACTCGAAGTTCTCCAGCGGTACGCCGGCCGGCGGGGTGTACGTCGCAGGCCCGTCCGGCGTATACGTCGTACCGTCGAACTTCCCCACGAAGTACTGCACCCCCGTGCTGCCGACGCTGACCGACAGCACCCACTTGGTGGTCTTCCCGTCGACCCGCAGCGGAAAGAGATCCGGCATCTCCCACACTCCGCTGATCGAGCCGAACGGCCCGAAGTCGCTGAGATGCTTCCACTGCTTGAGATCCGGCGAGCTGTAGACCGACACCTTGTGCTGGTCCGACAGCGTGATCACCATCCGCCAGCTGTCCTTGTACCAGAACACCTTCGGATCGCGGAAGTCCTTCGAGCCGAGGTCGAGCACCGGGTTGCCGTCGTACCGCGTCCAGCTCCGCCCGTGATCGGTGCTGTAGGCAAGGGATTGCGCCTGGACGCCCGAGCCTTGCTGCACGCTGGTGTACATCGCGACCATCGGCGGGTTCTTCGACGTCCCGAACCCCGTGGTGTTGTGCGTGTCGACGACCGCGCTGCCGGAGAAGAACGCATTGCTTCCGGTGTCGCGCTGCGGGCCGGTGACGGGCACGTTCTGCCAGTGCACGAGATCCTTGCTCGTGGCACCTTCCCAGGTGCCGTAGCTGTAGAGGTGATACTGGCCGTTCTCGTAGACCAGGCCGTTCGGATCGCCCATCCAGCTGTGCGGAAGGCTGAAGTGGAACTGTGGTCGGTAGGGCTCTGCATAGGCACCGGTGGCCAGGCTCGTGGCCAGGACGAGGGACAGCGCCGTACGGAACATGGAGACTCCTGTCAGCGGTCGAGGGTCCAGAAGTGGGCGTTGTGCGGTGCTTCGACGCGCCAGATGGGCGGGGTGGTCGGGTAGACGCGGGTGCTGAGGACACGGCCGGCGCTGGTGAAGACCTCCAGCACCGAGCCGTCGAGGAAGATCCGGGCCGCGGGACGGCCGGATCCCGGATCGAACGCGTCGGACACCTGCATCCGGTCGCGATGGGCGTACGGCGAGAGGCTGGCCTCGGTACGGTCGATCGTCAGCGTGTCCGCGTCCAGCTCGATCACCACCCGCTCGTGGTCGCTGAAGCGGATGATCACCTGCCCGGATCCTTCCGGTACGGCGATCTCGCACTGCGGGCCCGTCGTGCAACCGTCGGCCGGTACGCCGGGGCCGGTGCGGAGCGTGTCGACCGTCGGCACGGGCGCGCTCCGGAGCGACGAGTCGGCGCCGAGCCAGACGACCCGAGGCAGCGAGATGACCCCCGCCCAGTCGTCCCAGCCGTCGCGGTCGCGTCCTTCGGTCAGCCACCCGAAGAGCAGCGGCCCGAACCGGCTGTCGCGCATCGCCGACGCCGCGTAGAAGTTCGTCCCGTGATCGACCCGCTGCGGCGTCACCGGTACGTCGACGTCGAACGACAGGACCTCCGCGGGGCCGCTCTCGGGCGACCACGACGCGACGACCGCGATCCGCCGATTGTCGATTGTCAACAATTGCGGGCATTCCCACGCCGCGCCGGTGTCCTCGCCGCCCGCGACACCACGAGGCAGTTCGGCGAGCGGACCGACGTACGTCCAGTCCCGCAGGTCGCTCGATCGGTAGAGCGTGATGCTCGCGCCGCGGTCGGCGTACCCGGCTCCGACTGCGAGCCACCAGCTGCCGTTCTCCTGCCAGACGAAGGGATCGCGGAACATGATCGCGTCGTCGGCCGGATCCGGCACCACCTGCCGGGCCGGCCCGAACGACCTGCCGCCGTCGTCCGACACCGCGGTCAGCACGGACTGGTACGGGCTTTCGTCGATCCGGCCGGAGTAGTACGCGCGGATCCGGCCGCCGTCGAGGACCGTGTTACCCGACCAGCAGCCGTCGGTGTCCGGCCCGCCCGGCAGCGGGGCCATCGCCGGGCGGTGCAACGTCCAGCGCACGTAGTCGGTCGACGTCGCGTGCCCCCACTCGACCGGTACGTGCATGTCGAGCGTGGGCCGCGACTGGAAGTACAGGTGTACGTCGTCGTCCACCTCGATCGGGCCGTTGGGGTCGTTGAGGTATCCACGCGGCGGCCGGACGTGGAACGCGGGGCGGAGGTGTGCGGCCGTACGAGGGTCGGCCTGGACCTGGGTCAACGGGATGCTCCTGCCGTGATGCCTGCGATGAAGTACCTCTGGGCGAAGACGAACAGCACTACGCTCGGCAGGATCGCCAGAACGACTCCGGCCAGTACCACCGAGATCGAACCGGTGCCGAGGTTGCCCTGCAGGCCGACGAGGCCGAGCGGCAGGGTGAAGCTGTCCTGCGACTGCAGGAAGATCAGCGGCCGGTAGAACTCCGCCCAGAAGCCGGAGAAGTTCAGGATCGCGAGTGTGGCGATCGCCGGGCCGGCCATCTTGGCGTAGATCATCAGGAACGTCTGGAAGTGCCCGGCGCCGTCGATCCTTGCCGCCTCGCCCAGTTCGCGAGGCATCTGCATGAAGTACTGCCGCATCAGGAACGTCCCGAACGCGCTGCCGAGCGCGGAGACCACCAGCGACAGCGGGCTGTCCGAGAGTCCGAGGTACCGGATGATCACGAACACCGGGATGATGATCGTCTGCAGCGGCACCATCATCGTGGCCAGGAAGATCCCGAAGATCACCGAGCGTCCCGGGAAGCTGATCATCGCGAAGGCGTACCCGGACAGCGTGCAGGTGACGGTCTGCCCGGCCACGATCAGCCCGGTGACGAGCACACTGTTCACGAAGAACCGGCCGATCGGGATCCGGTCGAAGACCGCGCTGTAGTTGGAGAAGTCCGGGTGCAGCGGCAACCACTGCGGCGGGTTTCCGAACGCCTCGGCGGGTGTGCGGAGCGAGGTGGTGACCGTCCACAGCAACGGGCCGAGGGCAACCATCGCCGCGACGACCAGCACCATGATGCCGGCGATCCGGCCGATCCGTGCCAGGGTCGTGGTGGAGTGGCTCATTGGTAGAACACCAGCTTTCGTGCCGCGAGGAACTGCAGCCCGGTGATCACCAGGATCGCCGCCAGCAGCACGATCGCGATCGCCGATCCGTACCCGAACTGCAGGTTCTGGAAACCCTTCTGGTACATCTGGATCGTCACCGTCGTGGTCGCCGAACCCGGGCCGCCCTTGGTCATGATGTAAGGCTGGTCGAACAGCTGCATCGCGTTGATCAGGGCAACCACCGCGGCGAACAGGATCGTTGGGCTGATCAACGGGACCTTGATCCGGAACAGTGTCCGCAACGGTCCGGCGCCGTCGATCTGCGCGGCCTCGAGGACATCGGTGGGCACCGACATCAACGAGGCGACGAACAGGACGAACGTGAACCCGACCTGCTGCCACACCGCGATCAGCACGATCGTGCTCGCCGCCCCGAAACCGCTGGTCAGCCACGCCACGTTCGGGATCCCGAGCACGCCGAGGTAGTAGTTCACGACGCCGAACTTGTAGTCGAACAGGTAGCCCATGAAGATCGACACGGCCGCGGTCGACGCCAGCAGCGGCAGGTAGAACGCCGTACGGAACAGTGTCCGTACCCACACCAGCTTGCGCTGGTTCACCAGGACCGCGAGGGCGAGGCCGATGGTCAGCTGCAGTACGACGATCGCGAGCGCCATCCCGAGCGTGACGCCGAACGACTTCAGCACCGGCCCGTCGTTGAACAGCTGCTGGTAGTTCTTCAGCCCGACGTACTGCGGGCTCGAGATCACGTCCCAGGAGAAGAACGACAGGCCGAGCGAGGCGACGATCGGGATCGCGGTGAAGACCGCGACGAACAGCACCGACAGCGCGATCATCGCGAAACCGAACCGCGCTTCCCCGTGCGCGGCCGGATGGCTCCGCCGTTTCACGACCGTCTTCGGTACATCCGCGATGACGGCGGACATCAGCTCGCCCCCGCTGCCTTCTCGAGGTCGGACTGCAGCCCGTCGAGCGCGGCCTTTGCGTTACCGGACGAGATCGCCTGCGTGGTCCGCTGGTTCAGCGCGGTCGCGAGCGCGTTGTAGTACGGCGGGGCGGGGATCGGCGCGGTGTCCGGGTGCTTGGTCAGCGTGTCGTAGAAGACCGACCAGTGCTT harbors:
- a CDS encoding glycoside hydrolase family 32 protein encodes the protein MTQVQADPRTAAHLRPAFHVRPPRGYLNDPNGPIEVDDDVHLYFQSRPTLDMHVPVEWGHATSTDYVRWTLHRPAMAPLPGGPDTDGCWSGNTVLDGGRIRAYYSGRIDESPYQSVLTAVSDDGGRSFGPARQVVPDPADDAIMFRDPFVWQENGSWWLAVGAGYADRGASITLYRSSDLRDWTYVGPLAELPRGVAGGEDTGAAWECPQLLTIDNRRIAVVASWSPESGPAEVLSFDVDVPVTPQRVDHGTNFYAASAMRDSRFGPLLFGWLTEGRDRDGWDDWAGVISLPRVVWLGADSSLRSAPVPTVDTLRTGPGVPADGCTTGPQCEIAVPEGSGQVIIRFSDHERVVIELDADTLTIDRTEASLSPYAHRDRMQVSDAFDPGSGRPAARIFLDGSVLEVFTSAGRVLSTRVYPTTPPIWRVEAPHNAHFWTLDR
- a CDS encoding carbohydrate ABC transporter permease encodes the protein MSAVIADVPKTVVKRRSHPAAHGEARFGFAMIALSVLFVAVFTAIPIVASLGLSFFSWDVISSPQYVGLKNYQQLFNDGPVLKSFGVTLGMALAIVVLQLTIGLALAVLVNQRKLVWVRTLFRTAFYLPLLASTAAVSIFMGYLFDYKFGVVNYYLGVLGIPNVAWLTSGFGAASTIVLIAVWQQVGFTFVLFVASLMSVPTDVLEAAQIDGAGPLRTLFRIKVPLISPTILFAAVVALINAMQLFDQPYIMTKGGPGSATTTVTIQMYQKGFQNLQFGYGSAIAIVLLAAILVITGLQFLAARKLVFYQ
- a CDS encoding glycoside hydrolase family 32 protein encodes the protein MFRTALSLVLATSLATGAYAEPYRPQFHFSLPHSWMGDPNGLVYENGQYHLYSYGTWEGATSKDLVHWQNVPVTGPQRDTGSNAFFSGSAVVDTHNTTGFGTSKNPPMVAMYTSVQQGSGVQAQSLAYSTDHGRSWTRYDGNPVLDLGSKDFRDPKVFWYKDSWRMVITLSDQHKVSVYSSPDLKQWKHLSDFGPFGSISGVWEMPDLFPLRVDGKTTKWVLSVSVGSTGVQYFVGKFDGTTYTPDGPATYTPPAGVPLENFESGSYGDWTTSGDAFGSAPASGTLPDQQEVSGFVGTRLVNSYNGGDRSTGTLSSPAFTITKPHLNFAIGGGQHPYVEGATPFGTLPSGEVFADFSGSTYGDGWTATGSFAGSGPSPSSLPNQLGPQVLDTFTPDGDAGTGTITSPVFTISHPYIDLQVAGGDHPWGQPNPTAVNLLVDGKVVATASGPNAPDLTWNNWDVSQYQGKRAQLQVVDDNTEASGWGHLMVGDILFADSPAKPWDVQTGVNLVVDGKVVRSATGANSEALDWTSWDLQDLIGKQAHLEVVDHSSGGWGHVLADDFRLSDSPASSTNERAHWMDFGSDFYAANTWNGTGGKRVGIAWMSNWAYAGQIPTTPWQGATTFPRDLSLRTIDGSVQLVQQPVAGLTSLRGTAVQVRNVTATSSTRAVNVSGDTLEIEAHLRAGTAGRFGLNVRTGGTQYTQIGYDTRSKKLYVDRRHSGAVDFSTSFADVKSAPLNLVNGELTLRILVDRASVEVFADQGQVTLTDQIFPDPASRGVTLFAENGTTSADLKAWPLKSSWQKASEVAGG
- a CDS encoding carbohydrate ABC transporter permease gives rise to the protein MSHSTTTLARIGRIAGIMVLVVAAMVALGPLLWTVTTSLRTPAEAFGNPPQWLPLHPDFSNYSAVFDRIPIGRFFVNSVLVTGLIVAGQTVTCTLSGYAFAMISFPGRSVIFGIFLATMMVPLQTIIIPVFVIIRYLGLSDSPLSLVVSALGSAFGTFLMRQYFMQMPRELGEAARIDGAGHFQTFLMIYAKMAGPAIATLAILNFSGFWAEFYRPLIFLQSQDSFTLPLGLVGLQGNLGTGSISVVLAGVVLAILPSVVLFVFAQRYFIAGITAGASR